A genome region from Gossypium hirsutum isolate 1008001.06 chromosome A04, Gossypium_hirsutum_v2.1, whole genome shotgun sequence includes the following:
- the LOC107903988 gene encoding probable glutathione S-transferase: MGDEDVVLLDFWPSPFGMRVRIALAEKEIKYEYKEEDLRNKSDLLLKMNPVHKKIPVLIYNGKPVCESLIQVQYIDEIWPHKSPLLPTDPYQRAIARFWGDFVDNKIYDLGRKLWTTKGEEQEAAKKEFIECLKLLEGELGNKAYFGGENLGYVDVVLVPFYSWFYAYEKCGNFSIETECPKLIAWAKRCMEKDTVSKSLPDQDKIYDFVLHLKKVFGIE, translated from the exons ATGGGTGATGAAGATGTAGTATTGTTGGATTTCTGGCCAAGTCCTTTTGGGATGAGAGTGAGGATTGCTCTGGCGGAGAAAGAGATAAAATACGAGTACAAGGAAGAAGATTTGAGGAACAAGAGTGATTTGCTTCTGAAGATGAACCCTGTTCATAAGAAAATCCCTGTTCTAATCTATAATGGAAAACCTGTTTGTGAGTCCCTCATTCAGGTTCAATACATTGATGAGATTTGGCCGCATAAATCTCCCCTACTCCCTACTGATCCTTACCAAAGAGCCATCGCTAGGTTTTGGGGTGATTTTGTTGACAACAAG ATATATGATCTAGGAAGGAAATTATGGACCACAAAGGGAGAAGAACAAGAAGCAGCAAAGAAAGAGTTCATTGAGTGCCTGAAATTGTTGGAAGGAGAGCTTGGAAATAAGGCTTATTTTGGTGGGGAGAATCTTGGTTacgttgatgttgtgttggttcCATTTTACAGTTGGTTTTATGCCTATGAAAAGTGTGGGAATTTTAGCATTGAAACAGAGTGCCCCAAGTTGATTGCATGGGCTAAAAGGTGCATGGAGAAAGACACTGTTTCCAAGTCCCTGCCTGATCAAGACAAAATCTATGACTTTGTTTTGCATTTGAAGAAAGTGTTCGGAATTGAGTAA